Proteins found in one Gordonia sp. PDNC005 genomic segment:
- a CDS encoding ABC transporter permease yields MSTTVRKLGAVVIGLSIVIPLVLLMFIGPASRGAPHDVPIGVVGPPAAVGQMSSSLEQHQPGAFDVRSFETSDDLRDAARNREVYGGFVLGAQPETIVATGGSPAVATTLTQIGAGLAAQSGAPAAPVVDVAPAADDDSRGAGFGSMVMPVFMAGVALGATAALVGRRRRVILWALPVGAAAVAAASIGVAMAVGVLGGGFGLQWLALAAGILAIAAPVAGLVRAVGTPGIGGAALVFMLVGMPLAGISAPPEFLPSIWGTVGQLLPLGATGTALRSAAFFDGAGSPAAFAVLVAWIVIGYLLLSVPMRTPDGEVASTGVDEIGEPVAV; encoded by the coding sequence ATGTCCACGACAGTCCGCAAGCTGGGAGCCGTCGTCATCGGACTCTCGATCGTGATTCCACTCGTCTTGTTGATGTTCATCGGGCCCGCGTCGCGCGGTGCGCCGCATGACGTGCCGATCGGTGTGGTCGGACCTCCCGCTGCGGTGGGACAGATGAGCTCTTCGCTCGAGCAGCACCAGCCGGGGGCCTTCGACGTTCGCAGCTTCGAGACATCGGACGATCTGCGGGACGCCGCACGCAACCGTGAGGTGTACGGCGGATTTGTGCTCGGCGCGCAGCCTGAGACGATCGTGGCGACCGGCGGCAGCCCGGCTGTCGCGACGACGCTCACTCAGATCGGCGCCGGACTCGCGGCCCAGTCGGGTGCGCCTGCCGCACCCGTCGTCGACGTCGCGCCTGCTGCCGACGACGACTCGCGTGGTGCGGGGTTCGGTTCGATGGTGATGCCGGTGTTCATGGCGGGAGTCGCCCTTGGCGCCACTGCTGCGCTCGTCGGACGCCGCCGCAGGGTGATCCTGTGGGCACTTCCGGTAGGCGCGGCAGCCGTCGCTGCCGCGTCGATCGGCGTCGCCATGGCAGTCGGCGTCCTGGGCGGAGGGTTCGGGCTTCAGTGGCTGGCGCTCGCCGCGGGCATCCTTGCGATAGCGGCGCCGGTTGCGGGTCTTGTCCGTGCTGTCGGCACGCCGGGGATCGGCGGTGCAGCGCTGGTGTTCATGCTTGTCGGCATGCCTCTCGCAGGAATCTCCGCACCGCCGGAGTTCCTGCCGTCGATCTGGGGGACCGTCGGACAACTGTTGCCGCTCGGCGCCACCGGCACCGCGCTGCGCAGTGCGGCGTTCTTCGACGGGGCGGGCTCGCCTGCGGCGTTCGCGGTGCTTGTCGCCTGGATCGTCATCGGCTACCTGCTCCTGTCGGTTCCGATGAGGACTCCCGATGGTGAGGTCGCCTCCACCGGGGTCGATGAGATCGGTGAGCCTGTCGCCGTGTGA
- a CDS encoding NAD-dependent deacylase translates to MTDLERAAELIAHAEKTVVFTGAGMSAESGIPTFRDALVGMWENHDPMTLASSEGWKADRDLVWGWYAQRANDVRDVEPNDGHIALAQLAVTARIDGRAVSVITQNVDDLHERAGSAVASHLHGSLFAPRCESCRHPESAETALVTPRPMCPLCGESLRPGVVWFGELLPRDAWSTASAAVAACDLMIVIGTSGVVQPAAGLPERAHLDGVPIIEVNPEPSELTRLATIHLAGSAAETLPRVVG, encoded by the coding sequence GTGACGGACCTCGAGCGAGCCGCGGAGCTCATCGCGCACGCCGAGAAGACCGTCGTGTTCACCGGTGCCGGAATGTCCGCCGAGAGCGGCATCCCGACATTCCGCGATGCCCTCGTCGGCATGTGGGAGAACCACGACCCGATGACGCTGGCGTCATCGGAGGGATGGAAGGCCGACCGCGACCTCGTCTGGGGCTGGTATGCGCAGCGCGCGAACGACGTCCGCGATGTCGAGCCGAACGACGGGCACATCGCACTCGCGCAGTTGGCCGTCACCGCCCGCATCGACGGTCGAGCGGTCAGTGTGATCACGCAGAATGTCGACGATCTCCACGAACGTGCAGGCAGCGCGGTTGCCAGCCACCTGCACGGCAGCCTGTTCGCGCCCCGGTGCGAATCTTGTCGTCACCCCGAGAGCGCAGAGACAGCCCTCGTCACACCCCGACCGATGTGCCCGCTGTGCGGCGAATCGCTGCGGCCGGGCGTCGTGTGGTTCGGCGAACTCCTTCCGCGAGACGCCTGGTCCACTGCGTCCGCAGCGGTCGCCGCCTGCGATCTGATGATCGTGATCGGGACGAGCGGGGTCGTCCAACCCGCCGCCGGACTTCCCGAACGAGCGCACCTCGACGGAGTCCCCATCATCGAGGTGAACCCGGAGCCGTCGGAGCTGACACGACTGGCGACCATCCACCTCGCCGGATCGGCGGCCGAGACGCTGCCTCGGGTTGTCGGATGA
- a CDS encoding HIT family protein, producing the protein MSTDPCVFCDIVAERGPAHLVYSDEHVVAFLDRAPVTRGHTLVIPRKHSSGLSDLDPTLGAPLFAAAQRIADAMKTPEFGAHGVNLAVNDGRAAMQTVFHTHLHVVPRRSGDKLSFAKGLVTRRAGDLATTAAQLRGLIGPHA; encoded by the coding sequence ATGTCGACCGATCCCTGCGTGTTCTGCGACATCGTCGCCGAACGCGGTCCCGCACATCTCGTCTACTCCGACGAGCACGTCGTTGCGTTCCTCGACCGCGCTCCGGTCACCCGCGGGCACACGCTGGTGATTCCACGGAAGCACTCATCCGGCCTGTCCGACCTTGATCCGACACTCGGCGCACCCCTGTTCGCAGCCGCCCAGCGGATCGCCGACGCCATGAAGACACCCGAGTTCGGTGCGCACGGCGTCAACCTCGCAGTCAACGACGGCCGAGCCGCGATGCAGACGGTGTTCCACACTCACCTGCACGTCGTCCCGCGGCGGAGCGGAGACAAGCTCTCGTTCGCCAAGGGTCTCGTCACTCGCCGCGCGGGTGATCTCGCGACGACTGCGGCACAGCTCCGCGGACTGATCGGACCACACGCGTGA
- a CDS encoding DUF4189 domain-containing protein produces MNIRKRLATAGLIAVGVGSALTVPSIVDPAPAHAYSYYGAIALSPSTGQTGRAWDYDNSRDAANVAMSYCSYSDCKVVTEFVNGCGAIAKGTSYWGYGWASNLYDAESYARYYSEGGYIYDWVCTSGHS; encoded by the coding sequence ATGAACATCCGCAAGCGTCTCGCCACCGCGGGACTGATCGCCGTCGGAGTCGGCTCCGCCCTCACCGTCCCGTCCATCGTCGACCCGGCGCCCGCCCACGCCTACAGCTACTACGGCGCGATCGCGCTATCGCCGAGCACCGGCCAGACCGGCCGCGCCTGGGACTACGACAACTCTCGTGATGCCGCCAATGTCGCCATGAGCTACTGCTCATACTCGGACTGCAAAGTGGTGACCGAGTTCGTCAACGGCTGCGGCGCCATCGCAAAGGGCACCAGTTATTGGGGTTACGGTTGGGCGAGCAACCTGTACGACGCCGAGTCGTACGCCCGCTACTACTCCGAGGGCGGCTACATCTACGACTGGGTCTGCACCTCCGGCCACAGCTGA
- a CDS encoding LppX_LprAFG lipoprotein, which translates to MNRSHRLVAGAFAGVVAASVILTGCSSNDDSGNSSTTAASDSAAKSTLDAAATATEALTGAHIVMAIDGKLQSLNASKVEADVETKPELKGKGTTTLNMGGRTVDAPFVYIDGKLYADVADKGYQDYGDGRSIYDVSKILDSKSGVPAILRALQGATKAGTETVNGVETTKITGTVSGKDLAGLASTPSTGELAEATYDATVFVTDDGKNNVARVVVSPAKDATMTVDISEWGQKVDVSKPKNVEAPTAKPKSTTSGETPREKTGS; encoded by the coding sequence ATGAACCGTTCACACCGACTGGTCGCCGGCGCGTTCGCAGGAGTCGTTGCAGCGTCGGTCATCCTGACCGGATGCTCCAGCAACGACGACAGCGGCAACAGCTCGACGACTGCAGCCTCCGACTCCGCCGCGAAGTCGACACTCGACGCCGCCGCGACCGCGACCGAGGCCCTCACAGGCGCGCACATCGTGATGGCGATCGACGGCAAGCTGCAGAGCCTGAACGCCAGCAAGGTCGAGGCCGACGTCGAGACCAAGCCCGAGCTGAAGGGCAAGGGAACCACCACCCTGAACATGGGCGGTCGCACAGTCGACGCTCCATTCGTCTACATCGACGGCAAGCTCTACGCCGACGTGGCCGATAAGGGATACCAGGATTACGGCGACGGTCGTTCGATCTACGACGTCTCGAAGATCCTCGACTCGAAGAGCGGCGTCCCTGCCATCCTTCGTGCACTTCAGGGCGCCACCAAGGCGGGCACCGAGACCGTCAACGGCGTCGAGACCACCAAGATCACCGGCACCGTCAGCGGCAAGGACCTCGCGGGCCTCGCATCGACGCCGTCCACCGGTGAGCTCGCCGAGGCGACGTACGACGCCACCGTCTTCGTCACCGATGACGGCAAGAACAACGTCGCACGAGTCGTCGTCTCCCCCGCCAAGGACGCCACAATGACCGTCGACATCAGCGAGTGGGGCCAGAAGGTCGATGTGAGCAAGCCGAAGAACGTCGAAGCTCCGACCGCGAAGCCGAAGTCGACCACGTCGGGCGAGACCCCACGTGAGAAGACCGGCAGCTGA